The following are encoded in a window of Pseudomonas graminis genomic DNA:
- the tssF gene encoding type VI secretion system baseplate subunit TssF: MNKDNPTLAYFDAEMRYLREAAKEYAEAFPDRASALNLDKPGAQDPAVEQLFQGFAFLMGRLREKLDDDLPELTEGLVGLVRPQYLRMIPSLSIVEFSPDIHEMKTSETIRKGFEVRSRPLGPEDTRCRYTTTQDLTLRALSLDSVEVGQQADGRSVIRLRFSLGKLVLADTMDLSSLPLYLNASAPVASALHQALALNARKVYLRKGSSEREEVAVKFSPKGFGDEDRLWPHADDRSSGCPLLLEYFSFPEKFMFLTIKGLEQVKLDANTKAFELEVVLGQPWPRGFALSAEHVRLHAVPVINLFALEADPLALDPLQTDYRVRPAHVEDADTEIYSVDSVIAGKRAARHEYVPFTHFQHRGGMLRDDAPERYFHTRLKPAPDGSHDTWLVLGGDGFEQDRLNPAHRLTLQLTGTNGRLPRMALAETVLDQPAQSGRRTLTVRNLCAPTMPCYAPDKDRFHWRVLSHLGSSFLPLLDNAEVLRNTLALYDWTDSAPNRRRLQSIIEVRHHLIQRFEGGFLLRGVDIEVTLDAGNFAGEGDICLFGELLSRFFAQYADIHLFNQLTLILQPQDKHLRWSENHSQRVPG, encoded by the coding sequence ATGAACAAGGACAACCCGACGCTGGCGTACTTCGATGCCGAGATGCGCTACCTGCGCGAAGCCGCTAAAGAGTATGCCGAGGCATTTCCCGACCGCGCCAGCGCATTGAACCTGGACAAGCCCGGGGCTCAGGATCCCGCCGTCGAACAGCTGTTCCAAGGCTTTGCGTTCCTGATGGGCCGACTGCGGGAAAAGCTCGACGACGACCTGCCGGAGCTAACTGAGGGCTTGGTCGGGCTGGTCAGGCCGCAGTACCTGCGCATGATTCCGTCGCTGTCGATCGTCGAGTTCTCGCCTGACATCCATGAAATGAAGACCAGCGAGACGATCCGCAAAGGCTTCGAGGTGCGCTCGCGACCTCTCGGCCCAGAGGATACTCGCTGCCGTTACACCACCACGCAGGACCTGACATTGCGCGCGCTGTCGCTCGATAGCGTGGAGGTCGGGCAGCAGGCGGATGGCCGCTCCGTGATCAGGCTGCGGTTCTCCCTGGGGAAGTTGGTGCTGGCGGACACGATGGACTTGAGCAGCCTGCCGTTGTACCTGAACGCCAGCGCGCCCGTGGCCAGCGCCTTGCACCAGGCGCTGGCGCTCAATGCCCGCAAGGTCTACCTGCGCAAGGGAAGCTCGGAACGCGAGGAGGTCGCTGTCAAATTCAGCCCCAAGGGTTTCGGTGACGAAGATCGACTCTGGCCTCATGCCGATGACCGTTCCAGCGGCTGCCCGTTATTGCTGGAGTATTTCAGCTTCCCCGAGAAATTCATGTTCCTCACGATCAAGGGCCTGGAGCAGGTGAAACTGGACGCCAACACAAAGGCGTTCGAGCTGGAGGTGGTGCTGGGTCAACCCTGGCCCCGCGGGTTTGCGCTCAGTGCCGAGCATGTTCGTCTTCACGCCGTGCCGGTCATTAACCTGTTTGCCCTGGAGGCAGACCCTCTGGCCCTCGACCCTTTGCAGACCGATTACCGCGTGCGGCCGGCGCATGTGGAGGATGCCGACACGGAAATCTATTCCGTGGACAGCGTTATCGCGGGCAAGCGTGCTGCGCGGCACGAGTATGTGCCCTTCACCCATTTTCAGCACAGGGGCGGCATGCTGCGTGATGACGCTCCGGAGCGATATTTCCATACCCGGCTCAAACCCGCGCCAGATGGGTCCCACGACACATGGCTGGTTCTGGGCGGCGACGGTTTCGAACAGGACCGCTTGAACCCGGCACACCGCCTGACGCTGCAGTTGACGGGCACCAACGGCCGGCTGCCACGAATGGCGTTGGCCGAGACGGTGCTGGACCAGCCTGCGCAGTCGGGTCGGCGGACATTGACGGTGCGCAACCTGTGCGCGCCGACCATGCCCTGTTACGCCCCTGACAAAGACCGTTTTCATTGGCGTGTCCTCAGTCACTTGGGCTCGAGTTTTCTGCCGCTGCTCGACAACGCCGAGGTCTTGCGCAATACGCTGGCGCTTTACGACTGGACCGACAGTGCGCCGAACCGGCGCCGGTTACAGTCGATCATCGAGGTTCGTCATCATCTGATCCAACGTTTTGAGGGCGGTTTTCTGCTGCGCGGTGTGGACATTGAAGTCACGCTGGATGCAGGCAATTTCGCGGGGGAAGGGGACATTTGCCTGTTTGGTGAACTGCTCAGCCGCTTCTTTGCGCAGTACGCCGACATTCATCTGTTCAACCAATTGACGTTGATCCTGCAACCGCAGGATAAACATTTGCGATGGAGTGAGAATCACAGCCAGCGAGTGCCTGGGTGA
- a CDS encoding PAAR domain-containing protein, which translates to MKGIIRIGDTTTGGGIVKTGSDAMIFEGIGAARVGDVVLCPLPGHGTTRIAQGNSGCSDDGVPIAFHGDLCECGCALITSLPEASAG; encoded by the coding sequence ATGAAAGGCATCATCCGCATCGGCGACACCACCACTGGCGGCGGCATCGTCAAAACCGGCTCTGACGCAATGATCTTCGAAGGCATTGGCGCAGCGCGCGTAGGCGACGTCGTCCTTTGCCCATTGCCAGGCCATGGCACCACCCGCATTGCCCAGGGCAACTCGGGCTGCAGCGATGACGGCGTGCCGATCGCGTTCCACGGCGACCTCTGTGAGTGTGGCTGCGCATTGATCACCTCGCTGCCGGAAGCCAGCGCCGGCTGA
- a CDS encoding SEL1-like repeat protein translates to MRNRAWVLSCLLLAGCDAPLTQRPHSAAVPSLSAVQENLAFTCKHEALPLASPDSDVLFQYARWLEKNNQLKQDPTTDLEITRLYRIAAENGHPKATINLQNGSLRGKYKLRGHEHLRFSQDLIDANVATGYYFVSVFLKNGIADLKQDMEMSLRYLRKAADEGSAQAQYEIGDALAPSSRAPDVARQMRRCAAEQGHGRAARALGVDLQTRKQYRESLEVFQLGVAAGDDSSAGRLDEGFGGAEPTDELYYMDLQKDLERADRYHKIWSILADYSYAHPKVPEINDILPLPPAKLPPWDGKLQWLEAREANVPPEKPSPELIQRLTQELKLDPATGRPLSQLLPMN, encoded by the coding sequence ATGAGGAACCGTGCTTGGGTTTTGTCATGCCTTTTGCTGGCAGGTTGCGATGCACCTCTCACGCAGCGCCCGCATAGCGCTGCGGTGCCGTCGCTCAGCGCAGTCCAGGAAAATCTGGCCTTCACTTGCAAACACGAAGCGCTACCTCTGGCGAGTCCTGACAGCGATGTGCTGTTCCAGTACGCCCGTTGGTTGGAAAAGAATAACCAGCTCAAACAAGACCCGACTACCGACCTGGAAATTACCCGGCTGTACCGGATCGCCGCCGAAAATGGGCACCCCAAGGCCACCATCAATCTGCAGAACGGCAGCCTGCGAGGGAAATACAAGCTGCGGGGTCACGAACACCTGCGCTTCAGTCAAGACCTGATCGATGCGAACGTAGCCACGGGTTACTACTTTGTGTCGGTGTTTCTAAAAAACGGTATCGCCGATCTGAAACAGGACATGGAGATGTCGCTGCGCTACCTGCGCAAGGCCGCCGACGAGGGCAGTGCGCAAGCCCAATATGAAATTGGTGATGCGCTGGCGCCGAGCAGCAGGGCGCCGGATGTAGCGCGACAGATGCGGCGTTGCGCAGCTGAGCAAGGGCACGGGCGGGCCGCCCGCGCGTTGGGCGTCGATTTGCAGACCAGGAAGCAATACCGTGAATCGCTGGAAGTATTTCAATTAGGAGTCGCTGCGGGGGATGACTCCTCCGCAGGACGTCTCGACGAGGGATTTGGAGGGGCTGAGCCGACCGACGAACTCTATTACATGGATCTGCAAAAGGACTTGGAACGCGCCGACCGCTACCACAAAATCTGGAGCATCCTTGCTGACTACTCCTACGCCCACCCCAAAGTCCCAGAAATTAACGACATCCTCCCGCTGCCCCCGGCCAAGCTGCCGCCGTGGGACGGCAAGCTGCAATGGCTGGAAGCCCGCGAAGCCAATGTCCCGCCCGAAAAACCATCGCCGGAGTTAATTCAGCGCCTGACCCAGGAGCTTAAACTCGACCCCGCCACCGGCAGGCCTTTGTCTCAATTGCTTCCCATGAACTAA